One stretch of Cryptosporangium aurantiacum DNA includes these proteins:
- a CDS encoding VOC family protein — protein sequence MITNISITSVFVKDVDASKAFYLDVLGFAEHTDITLADGSYRWCTIMHPSQPELQVHLTVPGPPHSPEMVAAINRALDEGGMHGLGMDVDDCRKTYDDLRAKGVEFLQEPEERPYGVEAVARDNSGNWMVLVEHRAFSPGDFD from the coding sequence ATGATCACCAACATCTCGATCACCAGCGTTTTTGTGAAGGACGTCGACGCGTCCAAGGCCTTCTACCTCGACGTGCTCGGGTTCGCCGAGCACACCGACATCACGCTCGCCGACGGCTCCTACCGCTGGTGCACGATCATGCACCCGTCCCAGCCCGAGCTCCAGGTGCATCTGACCGTGCCCGGCCCGCCGCACTCACCGGAGATGGTCGCGGCGATCAACCGCGCGCTCGACGAGGGCGGCATGCACGGGCTCGGCATGGACGTCGACGACTGCCGCAAGACCTACGACGACCTGCGCGCGAAGGGCGTCGAGTTCCTGCAAGAGCCCGAGGAGCGTCCGTACGGCGTCGAGGCGGTCGCGCGCGACAACTCCGGCAACTGGATGGTGCTGGTCGAGCACCGCGCCTTCTCGCCAGGTGACTTCGACTGA
- a CDS encoding helix-turn-helix domain-containing protein, with protein sequence MNGPRRAPGDLLVHLRRARDHADRHYREPLDLDALAAVAGLSKYYFQRMFTATYGLSPAAYVSQRRVERAQDLLRATNLTVTEVCTAVGFASLGSFSSRFREIVGESPSEFQRRWAATGAPHIPGCFVFMWGLAEKRASEEKREEKPSS encoded by the coding sequence GTGAACGGACCGCGCCGCGCACCGGGCGACCTGCTCGTGCACCTGCGCCGAGCGCGCGACCACGCCGACCGGCACTACCGCGAACCGCTCGACCTGGACGCGCTGGCAGCGGTCGCCGGGCTCAGCAAGTACTACTTCCAGCGGATGTTCACCGCGACCTACGGGCTCTCACCCGCCGCGTACGTCTCGCAGCGCCGGGTGGAGCGCGCCCAGGACCTGCTCCGGGCCACGAACCTGACCGTCACCGAGGTCTGCACGGCGGTCGGCTTCGCCAGCCTCGGCTCGTTCAGCAGCCGGTTCCGCGAGATCGTGGGGGAGAGCCCGAGCGAGTTCCAGCGCCGCTGGGCGGCGACCGGCGCGCCGCACATCCCCGGCTGTTTCGTGTTCATGTGGGGGCTCGCCGAGAAACGAGCAAGCGAGGAGAAGCGCGAGGAAAAGCCGTCCTCCTAG
- a CDS encoding HNH endonuclease, producing the protein MDVLVLNADLGPLHRVSFRHAVRMLVRRVAEVHESHPGRLVGTYPAPRVVRLVTYVVTRWRHNRGPAWTRPGVLVRDGRRCAYCGRPASTVDHVLPRSRGGANTWTNTVAACGPCNHRKGDRTPSEARMPLQIIPAAPTWAALGK; encoded by the coding sequence GTGGACGTCCTCGTACTGAACGCCGACCTCGGCCCGCTGCACCGGGTCAGCTTCCGGCACGCCGTCCGGATGCTCGTGCGCAGAGTCGCCGAGGTGCACGAGTCCCACCCCGGCCGGCTCGTCGGCACCTACCCGGCCCCGCGAGTGGTGCGGCTGGTCACGTACGTGGTGACCCGCTGGCGGCACAACCGCGGCCCGGCCTGGACCCGGCCCGGCGTGCTGGTCCGCGACGGCAGGCGCTGCGCCTACTGCGGACGCCCGGCCTCCACCGTCGATCACGTGCTGCCGCGCTCGCGTGGCGGCGCCAACACCTGGACGAACACGGTCGCCGCGTGCGGCCCGTGTAACCACCGCAAGGGCGACCGGACGCCGAGCGAGGCCCGGATGCCGTTGCAGATCATCCCGGCGGCGCCCACCTGGGCGGCGCTCGGAAAGTGA